The Acidipropionibacterium virtanenii DNA segment GGGACGTCGACGTCGCCCCTCACCGCGAAGACCTGGTTGCGGGAGAGTGCCGCCAGGCAGCGGTCCGCGGCCCAGTCGAGGACCGGGTGGAGGGGGCCCAGGTAGTGGGCCTCGGGCCAGGAGGAGCCGTTCTCGTCATTGAGGGCGGCTCGCAGCAGCTTGTTCGCCTCGGTGCTGTTGGTGGCGAGTTTGATGTCAGTGAGGACGCGACGGTCCTTGAGGTAGGAGTCGGGGAGCACTTCCAGGCGGGTTTTGAGATCGGCCGGCGGAGTGAATTCGATGAGGTGGTCCTCGGGGAACTCTTTCCAGTTGATGCCGCCGGAATTGCCCTCGCCGGGCTTCTGGGCCTGATTTTTGCCGTAGTAGTCGTCGACGGCGTCGCGGAGGAAGTCGGCGTCGGTGAGATACAGCGGATCTGTGGTCGTGGTGTTCCGGGTGGTGGGTGCCGCGGGTGCGGGGGTCTCGCCGGCGCCGATCGCGTCGAGCCAGGCCGTCAGGGAGTCCGCAGGATCGGCGTCGAGCTCCTCGGGATCCTTGACGACGTCGTCGAACTCGCGTTTGTGGGCCAGGACGTCGCGGATGGCGTTCTCCTCGGCAGTGGCCGAGTACTCGCCCATCAGGGAGGCGGCGTCACCCAGGGCCTCGTGTGCCTTCTCCTCCTTGTCGAGGAGTTTGGACAGGACACCGACGTCACCACCCCACGTCTCGGTGCTCGGGTTGAGCAGGAGGGTGGTGATCTGCGGGCGGTGGCGCTGGCCGTAGCGGTCGATGCGGCCGTTGCGCTGCTCGATGCGGATGAGCGACCACGGGATGTCGTAGTGGATGAGCTCGTGGCACTGGAGGTGCAGGTTGACGCCCTCGGAGGCGACGTCTCCGGTGACCAGGACGCGGATGGGGCTGTTGGACTGTTTGAAACTCTCCACGATGCTCTGCTGGTCGACGTCGGTCATGCCGCCGTGGAGGATCTGGACCTGATCGGGCTTGAGTTTGAGGTCCTTGGTGAGCTTCTCCTGAAGCCAGTGGAGGGTGGGGACGCGTTCGGAGAAGACAACCGCGCGTTCCCTTGAGGTCTTCTTGATGCCGATCTTCTTGAGGTAGCTGACCAGGGCGTCGTACTTCGCTGAATGGTCGAAAGTGGCGACATTGAGATCGGCCAGCCGATTCAATGCCTTGACCTCGGTCGCATTCGGCCGATTGCTCTCCAATTTGTTGTGTGGATCCAGCCGATTGGCAATGCTGTCGCGCAGGGCGGCCGGGGAGGAGAGGAAGGCCTTGGCGAGGGTCCAGGGGAACAGGCCGACGGTCTTCTGGCCTGAGTAGGGGGAGACGCCGGATTCGGGATGAAGCCAGACCTCGGCGAGCTCTGTGGCGACGGCGTCCTCCTGCGGAGAGGCTGTGATCAGCTCGTTGTTGGGGTCGAGGCGTTCGGCCCATTCGCCGCCGACGGTGGAGGCGACCTCCGGGGAGTTGCGATGGCGTCGGACGACGAGCCTCTTGACGTCTGCCGCGTTGAGTTCGCCCGCCGGGGTGACGGCAGTGGGTTCCAGGAGCCGGATGAGCTCAGCGAAGGATTCCGGTTTGCCGTTGTGCGGGGTGGCCGAGGCGAGGATCAGGGAGTCGGTGTTCGGGGCGAGGACGGTGGCCAGCTGGTTGTTCTTGGAGGAGGAATTGGTGACGTTGTGCGACTCGTCGATGACGACGGCGTCCCAATGGTGCTTGCGCAGATCGGTGGCGAAGCGGTCCTGCTTGAGGGTGTCGATTGAGATGATGACCCGTTTGTAGTAGGTGAACGGGTTGCGGTTGGCCGGGATCTTCTGGCGGACCCGCTGGACGCCCAGCGAGTCGAGGCGGACGAAGGGGATGTCGAATCGGCACCACATCTCGTTCTGGGTCTGCTCCAGGACGTGGCGGGGGCAGACGATGAGGATGCGTTCCCCGCGGCCGCGCCGGATGAGTTCGGAGAGGATCATGCCGATCTCGAGGGTCTTGCCGAGCCCGACGGCGTCCGCCAGGAGGATTCTGGTGCGAAGCCTGGAGGGGTCGAGAGCTTTCGCGACTGCCGACGTCTGGTACGGGAGCTCGTCTGCCAGGGCGCCGTGGGAAACCGTCAGCGTGGTGTCGGTGAGCGGGGTGGCGGTGCGCCGGATCGTGGACTCCAGCCAGAGGCGGGCCTTGCGGTAGTGGGAGGAGTCGTCGGCGATGACGGTGGCGTCGTGGGGGTCGAGAGTGCTGGCTTCGGTGTCGATGCTGGGGTAGAAGCTGGCCGTGGTGCCCTTGACCAGTTCGGACATGCCGGTGACGTGGAGAAGCTGGCCGTCCGTGGTCTGCTCCACCGAGTTGACCAGCCACTCCTCGTCTCGGACCAGGACGATTGACCCCGGTGCGACGTTGAGGTCAGTAGCGGTCATCGACTCCCCTTGTGAACAGCGCTGTTAGACGACCGCGAGCATAGTGGCAGACGGGCTGGGGCGCGGGGAGGCGCGCAGAATCGCGGGTGGTGCGGGCGGATGTGCGCATCCAGTCACCGTCGCCGGGCCCCTGTGGACTCCGGCCGCCAACTCCTTGACTACAGCCAGCGAACGCGCTTCCATAGTGAATGAGCCCCCGCCCGCCGGGTTGGGCAGGGCTCCGGAAAAGTCGGTCGTGTGTGCTGTGACTAGGGGTTGAGCCAGGTTCGGCGTGTCTGGTGGGCGGGCGAGGCCGCCATGGATTGGATGGAAGTACTCCTACAACCCGTCCAGCCATAAGGACCCCGCCCGCGATGCCATCCTCTCCCAGCGCAGTGTCTGCACGCACCCTTGACACGCCCCCACCCGATGCCCGGCTGGCCGATCACCTGGCCCGTATCCCCGACCCCCGCAAACCCCGCGGCAAGCGATACCCCTTGCCAGGACTGCTTCTGGTCGCGGTCTCAGCGGCGATGGCCGGCTGCCGGGGATTCACCGCCACCGGCGAATGGGCCGCCAGACTGACCGCCGCGGCGCTGGAGGAGTTCGGGCTGAGATCGGCCCCCGGCGAATCCACCCTGCGCAAACTCTTCGCGCGCATCGACGCCGCGATGCTGGACGCCGAGTTGTGCCTGTACGCCTGGACCCGCACCACCACCGTCGAGGGGCGCCGGGTCATCGCGGTCGACGGCAAGACACTGCGGGGCTCCCGCTCAACCACCCAGCGGGCCCGCCATCTGGTCGCCGGCCTCGACCACGCCTCCGGCACGGTCGTGGCCCAGGAGGAGGTCCAGGCCAAGTCCAACGAGATCCCCGCCCTGCCCGCCATGATCGCCGCCCTGGGCTCTCGGGCCGCCGGGGCGGTGATCACCGCCGACGCGCTGCACACCCAGACCGCCTCCGCGACCGCGATCCTGGCCGCCGGGGCGGACTACGTGTTCACCGTCAAGTCCAACCAGCCCACCCTGTTGAGGAGACTGGCCGGCCAGCCCTGGAAGCACGTTCCCGTCGGCCACGTGAGCGTGGAGAAGCTCCACGGTCGCCGCACACGGCGGAGCTTGAAGGTGATCCAGGCCCCCCGCGATCTGGGGTTCCCCGGCGCCTCCCAGATCGCCCAGCTGCGCCGGATCTCCACCAGGGGCGGCAAGAAGACCGTCGAGGTGGTCTACCTGATCACCTCCGCAAGGCTGCCGGCCGCCTCCCCGGCCCGGATCACGACCTGGATCCGGGGTCACTGGGGCGTGGAGAACCGGCTCCATTGGGTCCGCGACGTCACGTTCGACGAGGACCGCAGCCAGATCCGTACCGGCCAGGGCCCGCACGTGATGGCCAGCCTGCGCAACCTGGCCATCAGCATCCACCGGCTGACCGGGGCCACCAACATGGCCCAAGCCACCCGTCAGGCCGCCTGGGACCCACTCGCCACTTGCAACATGCTCCTCACACTCTGAACACAACAACACCACAGGGAGGAGACGCGACTTTTCCGGGGCCCTGCCGGGTTGGGGAAGTAAAGGCCAGGACACCTGCGGTTTCGTGGGGCCTGGCCTTCGCGCTGCCCGACCAGCTCGAGTCAGATGACGTCACCGGCCCTGTACGCCTGAATCCGGGTACGTGGCTCTGCGCCGTTGACTATCCCAGATCACTCACCGACAGACCATCCCTGCCGGGAGGATTCCCGTGACCCTTGTGAAGACGTCAGCAGGCGCCGATATGGTATCGACATGCCTGAGGCCAAGACCAGCTTTGATGCCAGCCCCCGCCACCTCACGGAGTTGTTAGGTGACGCACGAAAGGGCAAACTGCAGCTCCCGGACTTCCAGCGCAGCTGGGTGTGGGACGAGGAGCGCATCCGCAGCCTCATCGCCTCGATCTCGCGGGGCTTCCCCGTCGGCGCCATCATGACGCTCAAGACCGGCGGATCGGTGGCCTTCAGGCCACGGCGCCTTGAGGGCTCACCGGAGCCGTCGGAGGACCCCTCCGAACTGCTGCTCGACGGCCAGCAGCGCCTCACCTCGCTCTACCAGGTCATGGCGCGCAAGGAGGTCGTCGAGACCATCACGCCACGGCGTCAGAAGGTCAAGAGGTGGTTCTACCTCGATATCAAGAAGTGTCTGGACCCGACCGTCGACCGTGACGAAGCGGTCGTCAGCGTCCCTGAGAGCCGGCTCATCACCTCCAACTTCGGGCGAACCGTCGAACTGGACCTCTCGTCGCGGGAGAAGGAGTTCGAGAACTGGATGTATCCCCTCAATCAGGTCTTGGACTGGAGCAGTTGGTACGGAGAGTTCGTCCAGCACTCGATGAAGAACCTCGAGGCCTTCCCCGCCCAGAATGAGCAGATGCTGGCATTCAACGCCGGCGTGATCAAGAGTTTCGAGGATTACCTCATTCCGGTAATCGCACTGGACGCCTCCACCAGCAAAGAGGCCGTGTGCGTCGTCTTCGAGAAGGTCAATACCGGCGGCAAGCCACTGGACGCTTTCGAATTGATCACCGCCATGTACGCGGCCGATGGCCACGAGCTGCGCAAGGACTGGTTCGGCACGGAGAGCACCGACGGCAGGAAAGACAGGTTCCGGAGCGCTCTCCGGCTCCCGTCATCGCCGGAGGGCGTGCTCTCAGGTGTGGGTAGCACCGACTTCATGCAGGCCATCTCGCTCTTCCACACCCGCGATGTGAGGAATGCGGCAGCCGACGCCGGAAAGACAGGCAAAGAACTGCCGAAAGTCTCCGCGACACGGCAGTCACTGCTTGACCTCCCCCTTGCCGCCTACCTCCAGTACCAGGACCGCGTCGAACGTGGCTTCATGGAGGCTGCGAAGTTCCTGGTCCGATCGGGGATCTACCGCGTCAAGGATCTCCCCTACCAGAGCCAAGTCGCCCCGCTCGCCGCGATCTTGGCGGAGCTGGGGAAGGAGGCCGGCTCCCCCGCGGCGGCCGAGAAGATCCGACAGTGGTACTGGAACGGCGTGTTCGGCGAGCTGTACGGATCATCAACCGAAACACGGATCGCGCGCGACTTTATTGAGGTGGTGGCCTGGGTCCGCGGCGGGCCCATTCCCACAACAGTGCATGAGGCGACCGTCCGCGCCGACCGCCTGGAGACAATGCGGATGCGGGTGTCCGCCGCGTACAAGGGCGTCAACGCACTGCTGACGTGCAAGCACGCACAGGACTTCCGTACGGGTCAGGAGTTCTCGCAGACGATCTTTTTCGACGACAACGTCGACATCCACCACATCTTCCCGAAGGACTGGTGCAAGAAGCAGGGCATCCCGGCCACGGTCTACGACTCGATCATCAACAAGACGCCGATCTCTGCTCGGACGAACCGGATCATCGGCGGTGTGGCGCCCAGCTCCTACCTGGCGAAGCTCAAGTCGGAGTTCTCTGTGGAGTGGGCTGATCCGGATGGTGTCCTTGATGAGCGCCTCCGGACCCACCTCATCGATCCCGGCCTCCTTCGTGCTGACAAGTTTGAGGACTTCATGACTGCGCGGCAGGCTTCGTTGGTCTCAATGATCGAGGAGGCGATCGGCAAGGCGGTGATCGTTGACCAGCCGACCGAGGCTGAGGTCATCGACGAGGACCCGGAGGAGATCCAGTTCCTCGGCAGTGAAGCGGTCTGAGCGACACATCGGCGAACTCTGCTCTATCGACGGTAGCGAATTTCCAGGTGCTGACTAATAATCGAGGTCTACTGAGGAATGTTCTTCACAATCATCTCGACGAGGCCCTTAAAAAGAAGCGAAGCAGACACTATTGGACGGCCCTCACCTTAAGGAGATTGAATGTCCCTGACTCAAGAATTGAAAGACAGTACGTCTCGCGCTTACCGGTTCCTTCATGGCCACGCTCCAATCCTGGCAGATGCTGGAACTCGAGGCGCAGCCGGACGGAACGCAGCCGCAGCCTTGCACTTCGACCGCCTCAAGTCTCATGATGTCGTTGTTTCGGTACCCCCGAGTGTCACAAGCCTTACGAGTCACTCTACTCTTATCGGCACAGCTTTTGATTACCGAGCACGAATGATGCTTGACGTCCTTTACCCGAGGGATACGGTCGCATACCGTGGCCTCAGCATATTCTGTTCTAGCTGCCCGCATACAGAGGGTGGCAACAAGTTAGCAAAGGAGCTAACTAGGACCTTCCAAGAAGCAGAGTACCTCTACGCGAGCAACGACCCCGTCGGCCGTGACACCGCCGCAATCATATTCGCTTGGTGTGAGAGCATGCGTCGAAACGCCATTCCAACTGTCATGGAGAGTCGATTCGGTCATCAGTTCGTCGAAGTTGTGAATTCCGGCGGCAATCTGATCGATGTCATTGACCCAGTCCAACTCTCGGACCTTCAAGCCCTTAGAATTGACGCTGAAGAGCAGATCTCTGAGTGGCGGAAGAGGATTGTATCCGGAGCGCCATACGAACCCAACCCCATATTCAGCGGTAGTGGATGCGTCGGAGGCGCGGATGCTGACTGGATCATCGATGATACTCTCATCGACTGCAAGACTACCAAGAACCTTACCAATTCATGGATTCGGAAGGCTCTCTTTCAGTTGCTGGGATACTCACTCTTGGACTTTACCGACTATTTCGAAATTCGAAATATCGGGCTGTGGCTTCCACGCTTTCGCGCGTTCCAAGTCTGGAACATATACGACATCCTCGATATCTCTTCCAAGCGAGAACTTCAAAAGGTTCGGCGCGAATTCGAGAAGGCACTCACTTCAGATACATAATCGCAAGTTATTCAGAATCATGTACTCGCAGCGTACGCACCTCCTTCACGGTGATCGAGGGGCAGCTGCCCCTCGAGTCGGTCGGCGTATTTGTCGAAGCCCTTCACAGATCCGAGACCCATGAGGCGCATCACATCGGGGAGTGGGGTCTCGCCCCTCTTGGTGTCACTGATTAATGCCTGTGAGAGTCGTTCGCCGATCCGCAGCGGCTGGTTGCTGTAGAAGCTCCCACCCTTGGAAGCAGTCTTCTCCGCGATGAAGCCCATGAGTCGGCTGACCTCCTGCTCGTACAGCAGGTCGAAGCCTTCACGCGGCAGCAGCTTGGCAGCTCGCATCTGGAGCAGCACCACCAATGTGGAGCACTTGTAGAAGTCTGCAAGGCATTCGAGCTCCTCTGTGAGATCCGCTCTCAGATCCGCTCTTGCCACCAGATCTCTACGTGGGACGGCGACCTCGGCCGCAACCTGGTCGCACCACTTCTCAACCGGAGACCTGTCCTCGGCGATCATCGCCTCGGCGTCGCTGAGTCCTGTCTCACCTCGCCAGACGTGCGCGAACTCGTGGAGGAGAGAGAACACCTGACCGGGCTTGGTGTCCTTGGCATTCACGAACACGTACGGAGCCAGATCGCTATGGAGCGCGAACCCCCTGAACTCTTCTCGGTCAAGTGGCCTGTGGGTGTCGTTCCCCACCATGGAAGACACCGACACCAGCCCACCAAGGCTCTCGAACGTCTGGACGAGGTACTTCCTCGCTCCGTTCGCGTCTCTGAGCGCAGATCGATCCTCCGGGCCGTAATCCAAGGCATCAGAGATCAGGGCCGCTGCCTGGTCGGCGGACATTCCTCTCGCGGATCCGACGA contains these protein-coding regions:
- a CDS encoding helicase-related protein yields the protein MTATDLNVAPGSIVLVRDEEWLVNSVEQTTDGQLLHVTGMSELVKGTTASFYPSIDTEASTLDPHDATVIADDSSHYRKARLWLESTIRRTATPLTDTTLTVSHGALADELPYQTSAVAKALDPSRLRTRILLADAVGLGKTLEIGMILSELIRRGRGERILIVCPRHVLEQTQNEMWCRFDIPFVRLDSLGVQRVRQKIPANRNPFTYYKRVIISIDTLKQDRFATDLRKHHWDAVVIDESHNVTNSSSKNNQLATVLAPNTDSLILASATPHNGKPESFAELIRLLEPTAVTPAGELNAADVKRLVVRRHRNSPEVASTVGGEWAERLDPNNELITASPQEDAVATELAEVWLHPESGVSPYSGQKTVGLFPWTLAKAFLSSPAALRDSIANRLDPHNKLESNRPNATEVKALNRLADLNVATFDHSAKYDALVSYLKKIGIKKTSRERAVVFSERVPTLHWLQEKLTKDLKLKPDQVQILHGGMTDVDQQSIVESFKQSNSPIRVLVTGDVASEGVNLHLQCHELIHYDIPWSLIRIEQRNGRIDRYGQRHRPQITTLLLNPSTETWGGDVGVLSKLLDKEEKAHEALGDAASLMGEYSATAEENAIRDVLAHKREFDDVVKDPEELDADPADSLTAWLDAIGAGETPAPAAPTTRNTTTTDPLYLTDADFLRDAVDDYYGKNQAQKPGEGNSGGINWKEFPEDHLIEFTPPADLKTRLEVLPDSYLKDRRVLTDIKLATNSTEANKLLRAALNDENGSSWPEAHYLGPLHPVLDWAADRCLAALSRNQVFAVRGDVDVPTVLALGTVTNKRGQVVCAVWMSVPHNPDDPFASLATAQPHDSSADMLRAVGFGQSRNNPGGVADVESLRSLIPEAVVKAEKYLGLVADSMTKDTTKRVQNWSQQVDQWSAAADQLPMRTTSVKRRRVAVDREKALIAEMVPDQRLVRPLLVVVPESTPAAQNQDGE
- a CDS encoding ISAs1 family transposase, with the translated sequence MPSSPSAVSARTLDTPPPDARLADHLARIPDPRKPRGKRYPLPGLLLVAVSAAMAGCRGFTATGEWAARLTAAALEEFGLRSAPGESTLRKLFARIDAAMLDAELCLYAWTRTTTVEGRRVIAVDGKTLRGSRSTTQRARHLVAGLDHASGTVVAQEEVQAKSNEIPALPAMIAALGSRAAGAVITADALHTQTASATAILAAGADYVFTVKSNQPTLLRRLAGQPWKHVPVGHVSVEKLHGRRTRRSLKVIQAPRDLGFPGASQIAQLRRISTRGGKKTVEVVYLITSARLPAASPARITTWIRGHWGVENRLHWVRDVTFDEDRSQIRTGQGPHVMASLRNLAISIHRLTGATNMAQATRQAAWDPLATCNMLLTL
- a CDS encoding GmrSD restriction endonuclease domain-containing protein translates to MPEAKTSFDASPRHLTELLGDARKGKLQLPDFQRSWVWDEERIRSLIASISRGFPVGAIMTLKTGGSVAFRPRRLEGSPEPSEDPSELLLDGQQRLTSLYQVMARKEVVETITPRRQKVKRWFYLDIKKCLDPTVDRDEAVVSVPESRLITSNFGRTVELDLSSREKEFENWMYPLNQVLDWSSWYGEFVQHSMKNLEAFPAQNEQMLAFNAGVIKSFEDYLIPVIALDASTSKEAVCVVFEKVNTGGKPLDAFELITAMYAADGHELRKDWFGTESTDGRKDRFRSALRLPSSPEGVLSGVGSTDFMQAISLFHTRDVRNAAADAGKTGKELPKVSATRQSLLDLPLAAYLQYQDRVERGFMEAAKFLVRSGIYRVKDLPYQSQVAPLAAILAELGKEAGSPAAAEKIRQWYWNGVFGELYGSSTETRIARDFIEVVAWVRGGPIPTTVHEATVRADRLETMRMRVSAAYKGVNALLTCKHAQDFRTGQEFSQTIFFDDNVDIHHIFPKDWCKKQGIPATVYDSIINKTPISARTNRIIGGVAPSSYLAKLKSEFSVEWADPDGVLDERLRTHLIDPGLLRADKFEDFMTARQASLVSMIEEAIGKAVIVDQPTEAEVIDEDPEEIQFLGSEAV
- a CDS encoding ImmA/IrrE family metallo-endopeptidase; amino-acid sequence: MTARVDVPRPVLEWAQKRSRRAPEAMRKKFRDWDRWLVGEARPTVNQAQDLAEFTHVPFGMLMLPEPPEERLPIPDFRSGPEAHREPSQELLQTVYLAQSRQAWFEDYLVRIGAEPVEFVGSARGMSADQAAALISDALDYGPEDRSALRDANGARKYLVQTFESLGGLVSVSSMVGNDTHRPLDREEFRGFALHSDLAPYVFVNAKDTKPGQVFSLLHEFAHVWRGETGLSDAEAMIAEDRSPVEKWCDQVAAEVAVPRRDLVARADLRADLTEELECLADFYKCSTLVVLLQMRAAKLLPREGFDLLYEQEVSRLMGFIAEKTASKGGSFYSNQPLRIGERLSQALISDTKRGETPLPDVMRLMGLGSVKGFDKYADRLEGQLPLDHREGGAYAAST